One window of Bos javanicus breed banteng chromosome 1, ARS-OSU_banteng_1.0, whole genome shotgun sequence genomic DNA carries:
- the RFC4 gene encoding replication factor C subunit 4, producing the protein MQAFLKGASISTKPPPTKDRGVTATARSSGENKKAKPVPWVEKYRPKCVDEVAFQEEVVAVLKKSLEGADLPNLLFYGPPGTGKTSTILAAARELFGPELFRLRVLELNASDERGIQVVREKVKNFAQLTVSGSRSDGKPCPPFKIVILDEADSMTSAAQAALRRTMEKESKTTRFCLICNYVSRIIEPLTSRCSKFRFKPLSDKIQQQRLLDIADKEHVKISNEGIAYLVQVSEGDLRKAITFLQSATRLTGGKEVTEKVITDIAGVVPAKTIDGVFAACQSGSFDKLEAVVKDLINEGHAATQLVNQLHDVVVENDNLSDKQKSIITEKLAEVDKCLADGADEHLQLISLCATVMQQLTQNC; encoded by the exons ATGCAGGCGTTTCTAAAAGGCGCATCTATCAGCACTAAACCACCGCCGACTAAGGATCGAGGAGTAACTGCCACTGCCAGAAGTAGTGGAGAGAACAAGAAAGCCAAACCTGTTCCGTGGGTGGAAAAATA TCGACCAAAATGTGTGGATGAAGTTGCTTTCCAGGAAGAAGTGGTTGCAGTCCTTAAAAAGTCTTTAGAAGGAGCTGAT CTCCCTAATCTCTTGTTTTACGGGCCACCTGGAACTGGAAAAACATCAACTATTTTGGCAGCAGCTAGGGAACTCTTCGG GCCTGAACTTTTTCGATTAAGAGTTCTTGAGTTAAATGCATCTGATGAACGTGGAATACAAGTAGTTAGAGAGAAAGTTAAGAATTTTGCCCAATTAACTGTGTCAGGAAGCCGTTCAGA TGGAAAGCCATGTCctccttttaaaattgtgattcTGGATGAAGCAGATTCTATGACCTCAGCTGCTCAGGCAGCTTTAAGACGTACCATGGAGAAAGAGTCTAAAACCACCCGATTCTGTCTCATCTGTAACTATGTCAGCCG AATAATTGAACCTCTGACCTCTAGATGTTCTAAATTCCGCTTCAAACCTCTGTCAGATAAAATTCAGCAGCAGCGGTTACTAGACATTGCTGATAAAGAACATGTCAAAATTAGCAATGAG gGAATAGCTTATCTTGTTCAAGTGTCAGAAGGAGACTTAAGAAAAGCCATTACATTTCTTCAAAGTGCTACTCGACTAACTGGTGGAAAGGAAGTCACAGAAAAAGTGATCACAGATATTGCTGGG GTAGTACCAGCTAAGACAATTGATGGAGTATTTGCTGCCTGTCAGAGTGGCTCTTTCGACAAACTAGAAGCTGTGGTAAAG GACTTAATAAATGAGGGTCATGCAGCAACTCAACTTGTAAATCAACTCCATGATGTGGTGGTAGAAAATGATAACCTTTCTGATAAACAGAAGTCTATTATTACAGAAAAACTTGCT GAAGTTGATAAATGCTTAGCAGACGGTGCTGATGAACATCTGCAGCTGATCAGCCTCTGTGCTACTGTGATGCAGCAGTTAACTCAGAATTGCTAA